One segment of Coleofasciculus sp. FACHB-1120 DNA contains the following:
- a CDS encoding alpha-hydroxy acid oxidase, producing the protein MTIPFRPINLFEYERLATQHLSQMALDYYASGAWDEITLRDNRVAFERYKLRPRMLVDVSQRDLSTTILGQSLQLPILIAPMAFQCLAHPEGEIATATAAAKMGTAMVLSTLATKSIEEVASTGNQTPQWFQLYVHRDRALTRSLVERAYAAGFQALCLTVDAPLLGKRERDTRNQFVLPLGMELANLATLTDLEISYKPGESGLFAYFLEQLNPALTWKDLEWLQSLSPLPLVVKGILRGDDALRAVEHGAKGVIVSNHGGRQLDGAIATIDALSEVVASVGDTAEVLVDGGIRRGTDVLKALALGAKAVLLGRPVLWGLAVGGEAGVRHVLELLRDELDLAIALSGCAKLQDIDSSLVLRL; encoded by the coding sequence ATGACGATTCCTTTTAGACCTATCAATCTATTTGAGTACGAAAGGCTAGCCACCCAGCATCTATCTCAAATGGCGCTGGACTACTACGCTAGCGGTGCTTGGGACGAAATCACGCTGCGGGATAATCGAGTAGCTTTTGAGCGCTATAAACTCCGTCCTCGGATGCTGGTAGATGTCAGTCAGCGGGATTTAAGTACCACGATCCTCGGTCAATCTCTACAACTGCCCATTCTCATCGCACCAATGGCGTTTCAGTGTTTGGCGCATCCAGAAGGTGAAATTGCTACTGCTACAGCTGCGGCAAAAATGGGAACTGCGATGGTATTGAGTACCTTAGCAACCAAAAGTATAGAAGAAGTTGCCAGCACCGGAAATCAAACACCGCAGTGGTTTCAGTTGTATGTGCATCGCGATCGCGCCCTCACTCGTAGCTTGGTGGAACGCGCCTATGCTGCCGGTTTTCAGGCGCTGTGTCTGACTGTTGACGCGCCTCTGCTGGGTAAGCGAGAGCGAGATACGCGCAATCAGTTTGTTTTGCCGTTGGGAATGGAACTGGCTAATTTAGCCACGTTGACAGATTTGGAAATTTCCTATAAACCTGGCGAATCGGGTTTATTTGCCTATTTTTTAGAGCAACTGAACCCAGCACTGACGTGGAAAGATTTGGAGTGGTTGCAATCCCTGTCGCCTCTGCCCTTAGTAGTGAAAGGGATTCTGCGAGGAGACGATGCGCTTCGGGCGGTGGAACATGGAGCCAAAGGGGTGATTGTTTCTAATCATGGGGGCAGACAATTGGATGGAGCGATCGCTACCATTGATGCCCTGAGTGAGGTGGTTGCATCTGTGGGAGACACAGCCGAAGTTCTGGTTGATGGCGGTATCCGTCGTGGCACTGATGTTCTCAAAGCCCTGGCATTAGGGGCAAAAGCCGTATTGTTGGGACGCCCAGTGTTGTGGGGATTAGCGGTAGGGGGAGAGGCAGGTGTCCGTCACGTACTGGAACTATTGCGGGATGAACTTGATTTAGCGATCGCTTTGAGTGGCTGCGCCAAGTTACAAGATATTGACTCCAGTTTGGTGCTGCGGTTGTAG
- a CDS encoding Uma2 family endonuclease, with protein sequence MFRLKYPVEQSNPPLSARETLPTMYDLPSENPEEPGLPDEFHDLQSQLLSFCFCPPNYPPEQIFSASNLNLYYDVHHQNWYKRPDWFGVVGVSRLYDKKDLRLSYVIWQEGVSPFVVVELLSPSTEKEDLGTREANQPPIQPPTKWEVYEQVLRVPYYVVFDRSIDRFQGFTLISGRYQEIELTEARIWIPLLELGLGLWQGMYRGIDRLWLRWSDAQGNLIPTEAEGGLQQAQQAEQRAEYLAQRLREFGIQP encoded by the coding sequence ATGTTTCGGCTGAAGTACCCCGTTGAGCAAAGCAATCCGCCTCTTTCTGCGAGGGAAACTCTGCCCACGATGTACGATTTACCCAGTGAAAATCCAGAGGAACCCGGTTTGCCTGACGAATTTCACGATTTGCAATCCCAACTGCTAAGCTTTTGCTTTTGCCCCCCCAACTATCCACCAGAACAGATATTTAGTGCCAGTAACTTAAATCTTTACTATGATGTCCATCACCAAAATTGGTACAAACGACCTGATTGGTTTGGAGTCGTAGGGGTGTCGAGGCTTTATGACAAGAAAGACTTACGCCTGAGCTATGTAATTTGGCAAGAAGGGGTTAGTCCGTTTGTAGTGGTGGAATTACTGTCTCCCAGCACAGAAAAAGAAGATTTGGGAACAAGGGAAGCTAACCAACCTCCAATCCAACCACCCACTAAGTGGGAAGTTTACGAACAGGTTTTGCGGGTGCCTTACTATGTAGTTTTTGATCGCTCTATCGATCGATTCCAAGGCTTTACTCTTATTTCTGGTCGTTACCAAGAAATAGAATTGACCGAAGCCAGAATTTGGATACCATTGCTGGAATTAGGTTTGGGGCTTTGGCAAGGAATGTATCGAGGGATCGATCGCCTCTGGTTGCGTTGGTCGGATGCTCAAGGAAACTTAATTCCTACGGAGGCTGAAGGAGGGCTGCAACAAGCGCAACAAGCCGAACAACGGGCTGAATATTTAGCTCAACGGCTTCGAGAGTTTGGAATTCAACCGTAG
- a CDS encoding lysozyme inhibitor LprI family protein has product MNKLLPAIVGVAALLGLGTTAVTNANATPDVSGIRVAQRPNCNNPQTQGEMNACAGIDYQNADKKLNQVYKQLLPRLQSSRRQKLISAQQAWIKFRDASCTYERTEFAGGTMEPMIYSSCLAEVTKQRTAQLEQYLSNADR; this is encoded by the coding sequence ATGAACAAATTATTACCCGCAATTGTAGGTGTAGCAGCTTTGCTCGGTTTAGGAACTACAGCAGTGACAAATGCAAATGCAACACCCGATGTATCAGGAATCCGCGTAGCTCAACGACCTAACTGCAATAATCCTCAGACTCAAGGAGAAATGAACGCTTGTGCTGGAATAGATTACCAAAATGCAGATAAAAAGTTGAACCAGGTATACAAACAACTCCTACCAAGATTGCAAAGTTCGCGGCGACAGAAATTAATTTCAGCACAGCAAGCTTGGATAAAGTTTAGAGATGCTAGTTGTACTTATGAAAGAACTGAATTTGCAGGCGGAACAATGGAACCGATGATTTACAGTAGTTGCCTTGCAGAAGTAACAAAACAGCGGACAGCGCAATTAGAGCAATATCTAAGCAACGCCGATAGGTAA
- a CDS encoding pentapeptide repeat-containing protein — protein MTENNKSHRFQGTTALLGGVAAILTAVGSLVLALKPESQTASNIAIQQPILEVKTSPSVQPQISEVKAAPSQKPSTDAPQNSSPALVTSTEDTVSLSVSKTVEHLLQTKVCPACNLQGANLQGADLQGADLQGANLQGANLNSARINNAKLSGAILSGASLNNARVQDTDLSGANLSGANLTKAQLSSVNLSHADLRNANLSEAGTFNSNFSEADLSGSNLNNALLQITNFKKTNLNNASLELVRDQDSKFDEATFQKANLKSSNLSRLKDLPNINLTETIMPDGTVHK, from the coding sequence ATGACTGAGAATAATAAGAGTCATCGCTTTCAAGGAACTACAGCTTTATTGGGTGGGGTAGCAGCTATTCTCACTGCTGTGGGGTCTTTAGTATTGGCGTTGAAGCCTGAATCACAGACTGCATCCAATATTGCTATTCAACAGCCAATATTAGAAGTGAAAACTTCGCCATCGGTTCAGCCGCAAATTTCAGAGGTTAAAGCAGCACCATCACAAAAACCTTCTACAGATGCACCTCAGAATTCATCACCTGCCCTAGTTACCTCTACAGAAGATACAGTATCTTTGTCTGTATCCAAAACGGTTGAGCATTTACTACAGACGAAAGTATGTCCAGCGTGCAATCTTCAAGGTGCTAACCTTCAAGGTGCTGATCTTCAAGGTGCTGATCTTCAAGGTGCTAATCTTCAGGGTGCTAATTTGAATAGTGCCAGAATAAACAACGCAAAATTAAGTGGAGCAATTCTCAGCGGAGCAAGCTTGAATAATGCTCGTGTACAGGACACTGACTTGAGTGGTGCTAACTTAAGTGGTGCTAACTTAACTAAAGCTCAGCTAAGCTCTGTTAATCTGAGTCATGCTGATTTAAGAAATGCAAATTTGAGTGAGGCTGGAACTTTTAATTCTAATTTCTCTGAAGCTGATTTAAGCGGTTCTAACCTAAATAATGCCTTACTACAAATTACCAATTTTAAGAAAACTAATTTAAACAATGCCAGCCTAGAACTTGTTAGAGATCAAGACTCGAAGTTTGATGAAGCAACTTTTCAGAAGGCAAATCTGAAAAGTTCTAATTTGAGCCGGTTAAAAGATTTGCCAAATATCAACCTTACAGAAACAATAATGCCTGATGGCACAGTCCACAAATAA
- the hemC gene encoding hydroxymethylbilane synthase — MSPTVSSPARTIRIGSRKSQLALVQTYWVQEQLQKHFPECTFEVHTMATQGDKILDVALAKIGDKGLFTKELELGMLNQETDFAVHSLKDLPTNLPEGLVLGCVSERENPADALVVHEKHKDKQLETLPEGAVIGTSSLRRLAQLRHHYPHLSFKDIRGNLNTRLAKLDTGEYDGIILAVAGLHRLGMSDRVHQVIAPEVSLHAVGQGALGIECRAGDTEILELLKVLEHQPTAQRCYAERAFLRKLEGGCQVPIGVNTQIDGDTLTLTGMVASLDGKRMIKDTVSGAASDAEQIGIQLAHRLREQGASAILEEIFTEVGRGH, encoded by the coding sequence ATGTCTCCTACAGTTTCTAGTCCGGCTCGTACTATCCGCATCGGTTCTCGCAAAAGCCAACTCGCACTCGTCCAGACTTACTGGGTGCAAGAACAACTCCAGAAACACTTTCCCGAATGTACCTTTGAAGTCCACACGATGGCGACTCAAGGGGACAAAATTCTAGATGTTGCCTTAGCCAAGATTGGCGATAAGGGACTCTTTACGAAAGAACTCGAACTGGGAATGCTCAACCAAGAGACAGACTTTGCCGTGCATTCCCTGAAGGATTTGCCCACCAACTTGCCAGAGGGATTGGTTTTAGGATGCGTTAGCGAACGGGAAAATCCGGCAGACGCGCTTGTCGTGCATGAAAAGCACAAAGATAAGCAACTGGAAACCCTGCCAGAAGGGGCTGTAATTGGAACCTCTTCCCTGCGGCGACTGGCACAGCTGCGCCACCACTATCCGCACCTATCGTTTAAGGATATTCGGGGTAACCTAAACACCCGACTGGCAAAACTAGATACAGGCGAATACGACGGAATTATTTTGGCAGTAGCAGGATTGCACCGCCTGGGAATGAGCGATCGCGTTCATCAAGTTATTGCCCCTGAAGTGTCCCTTCATGCCGTCGGGCAAGGTGCTTTAGGCATCGAATGCCGTGCTGGTGACACCGAAATTCTAGAGTTACTTAAGGTACTAGAGCATCAACCCACGGCTCAACGCTGCTACGCCGAAAGAGCCTTTTTACGGAAGCTAGAAGGTGGCTGCCAGGTGCCAATCGGGGTAAATACTCAGATTGACGGCGATACACTCACCTTAACCGGGATGGTTGCCAGTTTAGACGGCAAGCGGATGATTAAAGATACCGTTAGCGGTGCTGCCAGCGATGCTGAACAAATCGGAATTCAGCTTGCCCATCGGTTACGGGAACAGGGAGCTTCA